In Plantibacter sp. PA-3-X8, one DNA window encodes the following:
- a CDS encoding MFS transporter, whose product MTHEPPRNETPRASAAPAQPFPAAPAAVEEVIDSAPSRVEPQASPSYIWFQVLGQFGVFVAFITPLAISLAIRLSELAPGRDEYLGYITGSGALVVMLTAPLFGVLSDRTRTRIGRRRPFMIAGTVLGVVSLVVMALAPSVLVLGFGWVLAQIGWGQVLQNLQTSMADKLSETQRGKVAGLAGFATQVAPVFGVVIAGSFSGNALLLFLLPGLVGVIFVAMFVLFTREPDTRGARFDERLSPKTLFSKYLYNPRRFPDFSLVWLGRFLFYFGLTLNTTFTAFFFASRLGVEVTEVAPIIATLGLFGIGATTLGAIGGGFLSDKVRRRRVFVLLGAVLFAVGAIVMALASDVPVLYTGSLITSVGIGMFAAVDQALILDVLPEKATNAGRYMGIIGFAVSIPQAVAPFIAPVFLAIGVTAGGGKNYTLLYIIAAAFTLLGGLVVLRIRSVR is encoded by the coding sequence ATGACACACGAGCCCCCACGCAACGAGACGCCGCGAGCGTCCGCTGCCCCCGCCCAGCCGTTCCCTGCAGCGCCGGCAGCCGTCGAGGAGGTCATCGACAGCGCACCCAGCCGGGTCGAACCGCAGGCGAGCCCGTCCTACATCTGGTTCCAGGTACTGGGGCAGTTCGGCGTCTTCGTCGCCTTCATCACTCCGCTGGCGATCTCCCTGGCGATCCGGCTCTCGGAACTCGCTCCCGGCCGCGACGAGTACCTCGGCTACATCACCGGGTCGGGGGCCCTCGTCGTGATGCTCACCGCTCCGCTGTTCGGGGTGCTCAGCGACCGCACGCGTACGCGGATCGGGCGTCGTCGTCCGTTCATGATCGCGGGCACGGTGTTGGGTGTGGTCTCCCTCGTGGTGATGGCGCTCGCTCCATCCGTGTTGGTGCTCGGTTTCGGCTGGGTTCTCGCGCAGATCGGCTGGGGTCAGGTGCTGCAGAACCTGCAGACGTCGATGGCGGACAAGCTGTCCGAAACACAGCGTGGCAAGGTCGCCGGACTCGCGGGGTTCGCGACCCAGGTGGCACCGGTGTTCGGTGTCGTGATCGCCGGGTCGTTCTCCGGGAACGCTCTGCTCCTCTTCCTGCTCCCGGGGCTCGTCGGAGTGATCTTCGTCGCCATGTTCGTGCTCTTCACGCGGGAACCGGACACGCGGGGGGCCCGCTTCGATGAGCGGCTCTCGCCGAAGACCTTGTTCAGTAAGTATCTGTACAACCCGCGGCGGTTCCCGGACTTCTCGCTGGTCTGGCTGGGGCGGTTCCTCTTCTACTTCGGTCTCACCCTGAACACGACCTTCACCGCGTTCTTCTTCGCCTCACGGCTCGGCGTCGAGGTGACCGAGGTCGCACCGATCATCGCCACCCTCGGCCTGTTCGGGATCGGAGCGACGACCCTGGGGGCGATCGGGGGCGGGTTCCTCTCGGACAAGGTCCGCCGCCGACGCGTCTTCGTCCTCCTCGGCGCCGTGCTGTTCGCCGTCGGCGCGATCGTGATGGCCCTGGCTTCCGACGTCCCGGTGCTGTACACCGGGTCGCTGATCACGTCGGTCGGCATCGGGATGTTCGCCGCGGTCGATCAGGCGCTGATCCTGGACGTCCTGCCGGAGAAGGCCACCAACGCCGGGCGGTACATGGGGATCATCGGCTTCGCCGTGTCGATCCCGCAAGCTGTCGCGCCGTTCATCGCGCCCGTCTTCCTCGCGATCGGCGTGACCGCCGGCGGCGGTAAGAACTACACACTGCTCTACATCATCGCCGCAGCGTTCACCCTGCTCGGAGGGCTCGTGGTCCTGAGAATCCGATCCGTCCGATAG
- a CDS encoding CTP synthase, producing MTKQIFVTGGVVSSLGKGLTAASLGNLLTARGINVVMQKLDPYLNVDPGTMNPFQHGEVFVTDDGAETDLDIGHYERFLGINLNQGANVTTGQVYSTVIAKERRGEYLGDTVQVIPHITDEIKRRMRLQASDSPQPDVIITEVGGTIGDIESQPFIEAARQVRHELGRDNVFFVHISLVPYMGTSGEQKTKPTQHSVAQLRSLGIQPDALVLRSDRPVSGSNKTKIALMCDVDENAVVNAIDVPSIYDLPTLLHDQSLDQVIIDALQLDAHDMDWSAWKPVLDAVHEPEGDVTIALVGKYIDLPDAYLSVTAALRAGGFAHRTTVNLKWIASDDCITAEGAAEQLGDVDGICVPGGFGVRGIEGKVGALKFAREQGIPTLGLCLGMQCMVIEYARHEAALPEASSTEFDPETSTPVIATMAAQVDIIATGELGGTMRLGLYPASFTTGSLAADLYGAVTASERHRHRYEVNNTYRDQIAAAGLAFSGTSPDGTLVEYVELDRGVHPFYIGTQAHPELRSRPTNPHPLFAGLVGAAMTRRDSSRLFTREVESEQIQA from the coding sequence GTGACGAAACAGATCTTCGTCACGGGCGGGGTCGTCTCCTCGCTCGGCAAAGGCCTGACGGCGGCCAGCCTCGGCAACCTGCTCACGGCCCGGGGTATCAACGTCGTGATGCAGAAGCTCGACCCGTACCTCAACGTCGACCCGGGAACGATGAATCCGTTCCAGCACGGTGAGGTCTTCGTGACCGACGATGGAGCCGAGACGGATCTCGACATCGGGCACTACGAACGCTTCCTTGGCATCAACCTCAACCAGGGCGCGAATGTCACGACCGGCCAGGTCTACTCGACGGTCATCGCGAAGGAGCGCCGCGGCGAGTACCTCGGGGACACCGTCCAGGTCATCCCGCACATCACCGACGAGATCAAGCGCCGCATGCGGTTGCAAGCTTCCGATTCCCCCCAGCCCGACGTCATCATCACCGAGGTCGGCGGCACGATCGGCGACATCGAGTCCCAGCCGTTCATCGAGGCGGCCCGACAGGTGCGTCACGAGCTCGGCCGTGACAACGTCTTCTTCGTACACATCTCCCTCGTGCCGTACATGGGCACTTCTGGTGAGCAGAAGACCAAGCCAACACAGCATTCGGTGGCACAGCTCCGCTCCCTTGGAATCCAACCTGACGCGCTCGTCCTGCGCAGCGACCGTCCAGTCAGCGGGTCGAACAAGACGAAGATCGCCCTGATGTGCGACGTCGACGAAAACGCCGTGGTGAACGCCATAGACGTGCCGTCGATCTATGACCTACCGACGCTGCTCCATGACCAGAGCCTCGACCAGGTCATCATCGACGCACTGCAGCTCGACGCGCATGACATGGACTGGTCGGCTTGGAAGCCGGTTCTTGATGCCGTGCACGAGCCGGAGGGGGATGTCACCATCGCCCTGGTCGGCAAGTACATCGACTTGCCAGATGCGTACCTGTCCGTCACCGCAGCCCTCCGGGCGGGCGGCTTCGCACACCGCACCACGGTGAATCTGAAGTGGATCGCTTCGGACGACTGCATCACAGCGGAGGGCGCCGCGGAGCAGCTCGGCGACGTGGACGGCATCTGCGTGCCCGGCGGGTTCGGTGTGCGCGGCATCGAGGGCAAAGTCGGAGCGCTGAAATTCGCTCGCGAACAGGGCATCCCGACGCTTGGCCTGTGCCTCGGGATGCAGTGCATGGTCATTGAATACGCCCGCCACGAAGCCGCCCTGCCGGAGGCCTCGAGCACCGAATTCGACCCGGAGACATCGACCCCGGTCATAGCGACCATGGCCGCGCAGGTCGACATCATCGCGACGGGCGAGCTGGGTGGCACGATGCGCCTTGGGCTCTATCCGGCTTCGTTCACGACGGGCTCTCTAGCCGCCGACCTGTACGGCGCTGTGACAGCATCCGAGCGGCACCGTCACCGCTACGAGGTCAACAACACCTACCGCGATCAGATCGCGGCGGCCGGACTGGCCTTCTCCGGCACATCACCTGACGGCACCCTCGTCGAGTACGTCGAGCTCGACCGCGGCGTGCACCCGTTCTACATCGGCACCCAGGCACATCCTGAACTCCGCTCTCGCCCGACCAACCCACACCCCTTGTTCGCAGGACTGGTCGGCGCGGCCATGACGAGGCGTGACTCATCCAGACTCTTCACTCGAGAAGTCGAGTCAGAACAGATCCAAGCGTGA
- a CDS encoding alpha-L-rhamnosidase has protein sequence MSTWTASFITSATPSPAPEGPAAYLRKEFTLTRQPAAATLRVTAVGLIEPHLNGSVVGDEVLTPGWTSYRHRLVVSSHEVTDRIRIGGNVIGAVLGEGWALGRLGWEGKRHHYSERPAGWLQLELEYADGSTEVIVSDDTFRSSTGGGLTDSIYDGEEFDARLEPSGWDAPGFDDSAWDGVSLMDWPQESLVEPIAPPIRRIEELAPVDILTTPTGLTVLDFGQIISGWVRLQVTGPAGTTIALRHAEVMTDGEPDYETIRTARATDRYTLSGGRPEVWEPRFTFHGFRYVQVDGWPGELTADAVRAIVVHSDMRRTGWLETSDPLLNQLHANAVWSMRDNFVGVPTDCPQRDERLGWTGDINAFAPSAAFLYDVRGVLGSWLRDLAAEQAARGFVPWVVPDVLSTPSSPTALWSDVAVSLPWTLYREYGDPRILAEAYPSMTAFIRQVADLLDENGLWSSGFQYGDWLDPDAPADNPAGGKTDRHLVAAAYLCRTTREMADTAGVLERPDDAAEFRALAERVRTAFLNEYVSANGRVVDETATAYALAIAFDILDESQWAHAGDRLAAIVAKAGYRISTGFAGTPLVTDALSSTGHLDAAYLLLLETGCPSFLYPVTMGATTVWERWDSIRPDGSINPSGMTSLNHYALGAVVDWMHRTIGGLTPVEPGYSRMRIAPRPGRGVTSAVLRHTTTHGDVLVDWRIVDGEGRVLVTIPDGTTAVVELPLHPDAAAFEIAAGSHEWNYPVEDAGQGGSYNLDSTLGEIAADPNAWRLFTDAFGRHVPGVPLDGDDPGAAALSIRTLLDYIPGASEELKTDIEASLDAATTGASA, from the coding sequence ATGTCGACCTGGACCGCGTCCTTCATCACTTCAGCCACCCCCAGTCCAGCGCCCGAGGGCCCTGCCGCGTACCTTCGCAAGGAATTCACGCTCACGAGACAGCCTGCTGCCGCGACACTGCGAGTCACCGCCGTGGGGTTGATCGAACCTCACCTCAACGGATCAGTGGTCGGTGATGAGGTCCTCACTCCGGGCTGGACGTCCTATCGTCACCGCCTCGTGGTGAGCAGCCACGAGGTGACCGATCGCATCCGCATAGGCGGCAACGTGATCGGTGCCGTCTTGGGCGAGGGGTGGGCGCTGGGGCGACTCGGGTGGGAGGGCAAGCGCCACCACTACTCGGAGCGACCCGCCGGCTGGTTGCAGCTCGAGCTCGAATACGCCGACGGCAGCACCGAGGTGATCGTGAGCGACGACACCTTCCGATCCAGCACCGGTGGGGGGCTGACCGACAGCATCTACGACGGTGAAGAGTTCGACGCGCGCCTGGAGCCATCAGGGTGGGACGCGCCGGGCTTCGACGACAGTGCTTGGGATGGTGTGTCCCTGATGGACTGGCCGCAGGAGTCCCTCGTCGAACCCATCGCCCCGCCGATCCGGCGCATCGAGGAGCTCGCGCCGGTGGACATCCTCACCACACCCACTGGTCTCACCGTGCTGGACTTCGGCCAGATCATCTCCGGATGGGTGCGACTGCAGGTCACGGGCCCCGCCGGCACGACCATCGCGCTCCGCCACGCAGAGGTCATGACCGACGGCGAGCCTGACTACGAGACGATCCGCACAGCGCGGGCGACGGACCGGTACACCTTGAGCGGTGGTCGCCCCGAGGTGTGGGAACCGCGCTTCACGTTCCACGGCTTCCGGTATGTGCAGGTCGACGGGTGGCCCGGGGAACTCACCGCCGATGCGGTCCGAGCGATCGTCGTGCACTCCGACATGCGGCGCACCGGGTGGCTCGAGACGTCCGATCCGCTGCTGAACCAACTCCACGCGAACGCCGTCTGGTCGATGCGCGACAACTTCGTCGGCGTACCCACCGACTGCCCGCAGCGGGACGAACGGCTGGGCTGGACCGGCGACATCAACGCCTTCGCGCCCTCCGCCGCATTCCTCTACGACGTCCGCGGCGTGCTCGGGTCCTGGCTGCGCGACCTCGCCGCCGAGCAAGCGGCGCGGGGCTTCGTGCCCTGGGTCGTCCCCGACGTCCTGTCGACCCCGTCATCGCCGACCGCCCTGTGGAGCGACGTGGCCGTCAGTCTGCCCTGGACGCTGTATCGGGAGTACGGCGACCCGCGGATCCTCGCGGAGGCCTACCCCTCGATGACCGCATTCATCCGCCAGGTCGCCGATCTGCTCGACGAGAACGGGCTGTGGAGCAGTGGATTCCAGTACGGGGACTGGCTCGACCCCGATGCGCCGGCGGACAACCCGGCCGGCGGGAAGACCGATCGGCACCTGGTCGCCGCGGCCTATCTCTGCCGAACCACTCGGGAGATGGCCGACACCGCCGGCGTCCTCGAGCGGCCCGACGATGCAGCGGAGTTCCGAGCGCTGGCCGAGCGCGTGCGGACCGCCTTCCTGAACGAATACGTCAGCGCGAACGGGCGAGTGGTCGACGAGACCGCGACCGCCTACGCGCTGGCGATCGCGTTCGACATCCTCGACGAGTCCCAGTGGGCACACGCGGGGGACCGGCTCGCAGCGATCGTCGCGAAGGCCGGCTACCGCATCTCGACCGGATTCGCCGGCACTCCGTTGGTCACCGACGCCCTGTCCTCGACCGGCCACCTCGATGCGGCCTACCTGCTCCTCCTGGAGACGGGCTGCCCGTCGTTCCTGTACCCCGTGACCATGGGGGCCACGACCGTCTGGGAGCGATGGGACTCGATCCGTCCCGACGGCTCGATCAACCCGTCCGGCATGACCTCCCTGAACCACTACGCGCTCGGCGCCGTCGTCGACTGGATGCACCGCACGATCGGCGGCCTCACCCCGGTCGAGCCCGGCTACTCCAGAATGCGCATCGCGCCCCGGCCTGGCCGCGGTGTCACTTCCGCAGTGCTCAGACACACCACCACGCACGGCGACGTGCTCGTCGACTGGCGGATCGTCGACGGTGAGGGCCGCGTGCTCGTCACGATCCCGGACGGCACGACCGCCGTGGTCGAGCTCCCGCTGCACCCGGATGCGGCGGCGTTCGAGATCGCTGCCGGGTCGCACGAGTGGAACTACCCCGTGGAGGACGCGGGCCAGGGCGGTTCGTACAACTTGGACTCGACCCTGGGCGAGATCGCAGCCGATCCGAACGCCTGGCGCCTGTTCACCGACGCGTTCGGCCGACACGTCCCTGGCGTGCCGCTGGACGGCGACGACCCCGGCGCCGCGGCCCTGTCCATCAGAACCCTCCTGGACTACATCCCGGGCGCATCCGAGGAACTGAAGACCGACATCGAAGCGTCCCTCGACGCCGCAACCACTGGAGCATCAGCATGA
- a CDS encoding MerR family transcriptional regulator: MKIGEAAAVVGAPTRMLRYYEQQGLIQSTRSANGYREYSDEQVEHARHVRALVQAGLSTRMIKIVLDIEAPQPGQQSASCSRALAEDLARELRVVEDRIVCLEKSRDAVIHYLQHTDHADLLSPARP, encoded by the coding sequence ATGAAGATCGGTGAAGCGGCTGCTGTGGTCGGCGCTCCGACGCGCATGCTGCGCTACTACGAACAACAAGGACTGATCCAGTCGACGCGATCGGCGAACGGCTACCGCGAGTACTCCGACGAGCAGGTCGAACACGCCCGCCATGTCCGCGCCCTGGTCCAAGCCGGCTTGTCCACACGCATGATCAAAATCGTTTTGGACATCGAAGCACCACAGCCGGGACAGCAGTCTGCCTCGTGCAGTCGCGCATTGGCGGAGGATCTGGCACGAGAATTGCGCGTCGTGGAAGACAGGATCGTGTGTCTTGAGAAAAGCCGTGACGCGGTCATCCACTACCTCCAGCACACCGACCACGCCGATCTGCTGTCGCCCGCGCGGCCCTGA
- a CDS encoding LacI family DNA-binding transcriptional regulator — translation MSDPLVKKRPTAADVGREAGVSRATVGFVFNQTAGQTISSSTRARVLEAAERIGYRPHAGAQALARGASRIVLLVLPDWPVGASMQRLIEAASSVLDDAGYTLVTYTPRRESAVRPLWELLEPEVVMGFAPFTPEQLVSMRAQGINHIFPDDIGGSASPETGPAEQLRFLHGLGHRRIAYASTADPRLTDLASVRVQAAQQHEQRHDRVPLDVRTLAGQDDAIEAVRDWRAAGVTAVAAYNDDVAALIVGAALRLGLSVPNDLSVIGHDDAPIAALFVPSLTTVRRNEEADGANFAAVAIAQASGTDLPDLSEAVLEQVIVRDSCAAIPASDQLVR, via the coding sequence GTGAGCGATCCCCTCGTGAAGAAACGCCCAACGGCCGCCGACGTCGGACGCGAAGCCGGAGTGTCGCGCGCGACCGTCGGGTTCGTCTTCAACCAGACCGCCGGACAGACGATCTCGTCGAGTACCCGCGCACGCGTGTTGGAGGCGGCCGAGCGGATCGGCTACCGGCCGCACGCCGGAGCGCAGGCACTCGCTCGAGGGGCGAGCCGCATCGTCCTCCTCGTCCTCCCCGACTGGCCTGTCGGCGCGAGCATGCAGCGGTTGATCGAGGCAGCCAGCAGCGTGCTCGACGATGCGGGGTACACCCTGGTGACGTATACGCCTCGCCGCGAAAGCGCCGTTCGGCCACTGTGGGAGCTGCTCGAGCCGGAGGTCGTGATGGGGTTCGCCCCGTTCACGCCGGAGCAACTCGTGAGCATGCGCGCTCAGGGCATCAATCACATCTTCCCCGACGACATCGGCGGCAGCGCCTCACCCGAAACGGGACCTGCCGAGCAACTCAGGTTCCTGCACGGCCTCGGACACCGCCGCATCGCTTATGCCTCGACGGCTGATCCCCGGCTGACTGATCTCGCCAGCGTGCGCGTCCAGGCAGCTCAGCAGCACGAGCAACGACACGACCGGGTTCCACTCGACGTGCGGACACTGGCCGGGCAGGACGATGCGATCGAAGCGGTCCGTGACTGGCGCGCCGCCGGAGTCACCGCCGTAGCCGCCTACAACGACGACGTCGCGGCCCTCATCGTGGGAGCGGCTCTGCGACTCGGCCTCAGCGTGCCGAACGATCTCTCCGTGATCGGCCACGACGACGCACCGATCGCAGCCCTCTTCGTCCCCTCCCTGACGACCGTGCGCCGCAACGAAGAAGCCGACGGCGCGAACTTCGCAGCCGTCGCGATCGCCCAAGCCAGCGGGACCGACCTGCCGGATCTCTCCGAAGCGGTCCTGGAACAGGTCATCGTCCGTGACTCCTGCGCCGCGATACCCGCCTCGGACCAGCTCGTTCGCTGA
- a CDS encoding aromatic alcohol reductase, with protein MSATASSAPSRNILVIGAGELGMPVLRNVVRRASPALEASVDVLLRSNTIDSTTPAKQRNVAEIRALGVGIVQGDLVGQSIDELAAIFAEYDTVIGCTGITAGVETPMKVAQAALQAKIPRYFPWQFGVDFDVIGRGSPQDIFDSQLDVRDLLRAQHDTEWVIISTGMFMNYLFEPGSGMVDLTNHTVNALGSPDTAVTVTTPEDIGALTAEILFEEPRIRNEIVYVAGDTITYRQVAETLEAVLGRPFELAVWTESSLMNELANDPDNMTRKYRAVFAQGRGVAWDKSDTFNERRSIPTTTLREWAQQNLVA; from the coding sequence ATGTCGGCGACCGCCTCCAGCGCCCCCTCGCGGAACATTCTCGTCATCGGAGCAGGAGAACTCGGCATGCCTGTCCTCCGCAACGTCGTGAGGCGCGCCTCACCAGCTCTGGAAGCGTCCGTCGATGTGCTCCTGCGGTCGAACACGATCGACTCCACCACTCCCGCGAAGCAGCGCAACGTCGCTGAGATCCGCGCTTTGGGAGTCGGCATCGTTCAAGGGGATCTCGTTGGGCAGTCAATCGATGAACTCGCGGCCATCTTCGCGGAATATGACACCGTGATCGGCTGCACCGGGATCACAGCCGGCGTTGAAACTCCGATGAAAGTCGCACAGGCCGCTTTGCAGGCGAAGATTCCGCGGTACTTCCCGTGGCAGTTCGGCGTCGACTTCGATGTGATCGGGCGTGGCAGTCCACAGGACATTTTCGACTCGCAACTCGACGTGCGAGATCTGCTCAGGGCGCAGCACGACACCGAGTGGGTGATCATCTCCACCGGCATGTTCATGAACTACCTCTTCGAGCCAGGCTCAGGAATGGTCGACCTGACGAACCACACCGTCAACGCGCTCGGCAGCCCCGACACCGCGGTCACGGTGACCACGCCGGAAGACATCGGTGCACTCACGGCGGAGATTCTGTTCGAGGAGCCCCGGATCCGCAACGAGATCGTCTACGTAGCAGGCGACACGATCACGTATCGCCAGGTCGCTGAAACCCTGGAAGCAGTCCTTGGTCGTCCGTTCGAACTTGCAGTTTGGACAGAGTCGTCGCTTATGAACGAGCTGGCGAACGACCCAGACAACATGACCCGGAAGTACCGCGCCGTGTTCGCGCAGGGGCGAGGCGTAGCCTGGGACAAGAGCGACACGTTTAACGAGCGCCGGTCGATCCCGACTACAACGCTCCGGGAGTGGGCCCAGCAGAACCTCGTCGCCTGA